Part of the Metasolibacillus fluoroglycofenilyticus genome is shown below.
CTGTCGCTTCGCTTTCGATACATTAAAACATTTGCTGGCATCTTCATTCGATGTCCAAAATTGTGTTTCATCTATTCAATGAAACTTTATTCATTCACGTCTTGCTTGTTCAGTTTTCAAGGTTCATTTTACTCTATCGACACAAACATTACCGACAGTTATTAAATCTTAACATATTGTTCGTTTATTTGTCAACACTTTTTTGGAGCGGGTGATGAGAATCGAACTCACGACATCAGCTTGGAAGGCTGAGGTTTTACCATTAAACTACACCCGCATATTTTTTGGCGCGCCCGACAGGAGTCGAACCCATAACCTTCTGATCCGTAGTCAGACGCTCTATCCAATTGAGCTACGGGCGCTAAATTATTATCTTACTTGGTGCGGCCGAGAGGACTTGAACCTCCACGGGGTTGCCCCCACTAGGCCCTCAACCTAGCGCGTCTGCCATTCCGCCACGACCGCGTTCAACTTCCTATTTAAGTTTACTCTATATAAATAAGTTGAAAATGGTGAGCCATGAAGGACTCGAACCTTCGACCCTCTGATTAAAAGTCAGATGCTCTACCGACTGAGCTAATGGCTCGTGAAATGGCTGGGGTACTAGGATTCGAACCTAGGCATGACGGAATCAAAATCCGTTGCCTTACCGCTTGGCTATACCCCATCGAAATGGCGGTCCCGACCGGGATCGAACCGGCGATCTCCTGCGTGACAGGCAGGCATGTTAACCGCTACACCACGGGACCTTAAATAATTCAAATGTAAAATGCAAATGGTGACCCGTACGGGATTCGAACCCGTGTTACCGCCGTGAAAGGGCGGTGTCTTAACCACTTGACCAACGGGCCATTGGCTCCGAAGGCAGGGCTCGAACCTGCGACCAACCGGTTAACAGCCGGTTGCTCTACCACTGAGCTACTTCGGATTAATTGTTATTCAATCAGCAATAACCTTGCCGACTTTTTCTATTATAGACACCTTATTTCTTATAGTCAACATTTTTTATATATTTTTCGAAAATAATTTTTTGTTTGATTGAAGTAATAAATTTTTTTCAATTATAAACGATTAATTAGCAATTAATCAACACATTCGCCACTGCTACTCAGTATAGGTTATTTATGTTAAGCAAATGGCACCTCGACATTTGCTACAGCAATAGGATTTTACATTGACTTTTCTTTTTCTTCTATATAATTGTCCACAGTCAAGACAGCGATAATGATAATAAGTTGTTTCGCCATTTTCTCCCTTTTTAATTGTGGAGCAAAAACGAGGAGCCCCTACTTGTTTTAATAGGTTACGAAAATCTGCATCCCGATGTTGATAGCCTTTACCTTGGATATGTAAATGATAGTGACAAAGCTCATGCAAAATAATCCCGGTTAACTCATCGATACCAAAGTACTCATAATAACGTTTATTTATTTCGATATTATGACTATGTAGCATATAGCGCCCCCCTGTCGTTCTTAGGCGTGAATTAAAAGAAGCTTTATGCTGAAAAGGCATTTGGAAATATTGCTGCGATAATTGCTCGACTAATTGCTGCAATTGTGAACCCTCCATCTTTATCACCTCCAAAAATTCATATAATCAATGTCAACTTAGCGTAATTGTATTTGAATTTGACTAACTTTGTTTTAAGCACATCTCATGAAATTTATGGCATCCGCCGGAGGCTTTAACTTCTTTCAGCTCGCCACCTATTGAGATGGAAGATTTCTGTACCCGTCGCTACAAAATATTTTTCTGAAAGAAGTTAAGCAATGAAAAGAACTGTCAAGAAAGCTGTGCATTAGCCATGTTTTCTGTGACGAATAATTGCCAAATGTGTACTTTCTAGATGCCCTCTTCTAACGGTTTATTATATGCTTTGCTGTGGTGGTAGCATTGTTAAAGAAATGCGCCCCTTGTCTACTTCTACCTTTTCTACCCAAACTGTCACAATATCCCCAAGTGCAACAACTTCAAGCGGGTGTTTGATTCGGCGTTTTTGCAATTTGGATATGTGTACAAGACCATCCTGCTTAACACCAATATCTACAAAGGCACCGAAATCAACTACATTTCGTACCGTTCCTTGTAATTCCATTCCTACTTTTAAATCTTCCATTTGTAAAACATCTGTTTTTAATAATGGCTGAGGGAATGCATCACGTGGATCACGGGTAGGCCTCATTAGTGTATCTACTAAATCCTTTACTGTTACTTCTCCGATATTTAAGGCTTCACTTATTTCCTCAATCGAAAGCGCTGAAATTGCATGTTCAGCCTTTTCAGTCCCTACATCCTTCTTCGTTAAGTTTGCCATTTGTAAAATTTGCTCTGCTAACGCATAGCTTTCAGGGTGGATGCCCGTTGCATCCAGCGGGTTTTTAGCATCTACAATACGTAAAAAACCGATTGCCTGCTCATAAGTTTTAGCACCGAGGCGAGGAATTTTCTTCAATTGTGCACGTGAAGTAAATTTCCCACTTTCGCTACGCGCATTGACAATATTTTCTGCAACCGTTTTTGATAAGCCCGACACATACTGCAACAGGGATGCTGATGCTGTATTAACGTCTACCCCTACTTGGTTTACCGCTGTCTCCACTATAAATGTTAAGGATTCCGCTAGTTGTTTTTGCGATACATCATGCTGATATTGTCCAACTCCTACTGCCTTTGGTTCGATTTTCACTAGCTCTGATAATGGGTCTTGTAAGCGGCGTGCGATGGATACCGCGCTGCGCTGCTCAACTTGTAAGTCGGGGAATTCTGCACGTGCTACATCAGATGCTGAGTATACCGAGGCGCCTGCCTCGTTGACAATAACATACGCTATATCTGTTGTCTCCCGCTCCTTTATTACATCTGCAATGAATTGCTCTGTTTCACGTGAGGCAGTACCGTTTCCTATCGCAATAATCCCAATTGGATAATGGTCTAGTATTTCATTAACTACTTTTTTCGATTTGGCAACATCAGGCTTTGGCGGATGTGGATAAATCACTGTCACTTCTAACATTTTTCCCGTTTCATCTACAACTGCTAGCTTACAGCCTGTGCGATAAGCAGGGTCAACGCCAAGAACCATTTTGCCGCGCATCGGTGGCTGCAACAATAAATTCCGCAAGTTTTCTGCAAAAATATGAATCGCCTGCGCCTCCGCCTTTTCAGAAAGCTCATTGCGCAACTCCCTTTCAATAGAGGGCTGAATTAAACGTTTATAGCTGTCAGCAATCGCCTCCTTTACTTGAGCGATAGAAGAACATGAACGATTCTTTGGAATCCATTCGTTTTCCATTATTTGCGTTGCACGCTCTACTGGCACAACAATCGATACTTTTAATATCTCTTCTTTTTCCCCGCGATTAATCGCTAAAATACGGTGCGGAACGATGCGATTAATTGGCTCCTCGTAGCTGTAATACATTTCAAAAACATGCTTTTCATCCTTAGCTTCGTTTTTGCTTGCTGTTTCAATTTTCCCCTCACGCCATGAAAGTTTGCGCAAACGCTCTCGAATCGACGCGTCATCTGCAAAGCGTTCCGCTAAAATTGCACGGGCCCCTGCCAAAGCATCTTCAACAGTCAACACCGCCTTTTCTTCATTTACAAAGTTTTGTGCTTGTTCCTCTATATCGCTATTTGTAAATTGCATCATCAAATCTGCAAGTGGTTCTAAGCCGCTCTCCTTAGCAATCGTCGCCTTCGTTCTGCGCTTTTGTTTATATGGTCGATATAAATCTTCTATACGTTGAAGAACTGTTGCAGTTTGAATTGCATGCTGCAATTCTTCTGTCAGCTTACCTTGTTCATCAATTAAGCGTAATACCTCTTCTTTTCTTTTTTCAAGCTGTTGGATATATTGATAACGGTCGTCAATTGCTTTAATTTCCACTTCATCTAAAGAGCCAGTTGCTTCCTTTCGGTAACGGGCAATAAACGGTACGGTATTGCTATCTTCAAGTAACTTGATAACCGCTTCTACTTGATGTGGTAAGACGTTTGTGTCTGCTGCAATTAGCTTAAACATTTGTTTGTTGTCCAAATTGATCACGTTCCTTCTTACAAAATTCACGCTAACAAAAAATCAGCGCGCTAGAATGAACCATACAAGAACAGTTTGTCCCTATCGATAGCAAAGCATCAGATACAAGACTCCCCACTTCAAAGCTGTAAGTGGGCAATGAACTGCCTATGCAAATATGATTCGTGAGAGCTAACAATCTATTGATTGCCCTATCACTTTATTCTAACACGCTGATTTTATTTTAACTATTATTGACTGTTGCAACAGCATCTTGTAATTTTTTTATCGCTGCTCTTTGAATTCTGGACACATGCATTTGCGAAATACCCAGTTGGTCTCCCGCCTCTTTTTGACTAAGCTGCTTTAAATATGTAAGCTCGATTACTTGTTGCTCACGCTCATTCAAAACATGCATAATTTCAGACACAATGATTCGGCGATTTGCCGTTTCGAACTCCAAATCCTCTTTTCCAACAACATCGAACAATGTTACTGTGCTCCCATCTGAATCCGATTCTATCGCATGGTCCATTGAAAGCGCTTGGTAACCGCGCCCCATTTCCATTGCTTCAAGCACCTCCTCTTCCCCCACCTCCAAATAGGTAGCTATTTCTAGAATTGAAGGCGAGCGCTGAAGCTCTGTCGTTAAATGCTCCACTGTCGATTTGATACGTGGGCCTAATTCTTTAATGCGGCGCGGTACGTGCACATCCCAAGTCTTATCGCGTAAAAAACGCTTAATTTCGCCGATAATAGTAGGTATTGCAAATGCCTCAAAGCTTCGTCCCACAGTCGTATCGAAGCGCT
Proteins encoded:
- a CDS encoding SprT family protein; this translates as MEGSQLQQLVEQLSQQYFQMPFQHKASFNSRLRTTGGRYMLHSHNIEINKRYYEYFGIDELTGIILHELCHYHLHIQGKGYQHRDADFRNLLKQVGAPRFCSTIKKGENGETTYYHYRCLDCGQLYRRKRKVNVKSYCCSKCRGAICLT
- a CDS encoding Tex family protein: MDNKQMFKLIAADTNVLPHQVEAVIKLLEDSNTVPFIARYRKEATGSLDEVEIKAIDDRYQYIQQLEKRKEEVLRLIDEQGKLTEELQHAIQTATVLQRIEDLYRPYKQKRRTKATIAKESGLEPLADLMMQFTNSDIEEQAQNFVNEEKAVLTVEDALAGARAILAERFADDASIRERLRKLSWREGKIETASKNEAKDEKHVFEMYYSYEEPINRIVPHRILAINRGEKEEILKVSIVVPVERATQIMENEWIPKNRSCSSIAQVKEAIADSYKRLIQPSIERELRNELSEKAEAQAIHIFAENLRNLLLQPPMRGKMVLGVDPAYRTGCKLAVVDETGKMLEVTVIYPHPPKPDVAKSKKVVNEILDHYPIGIIAIGNGTASRETEQFIADVIKERETTDIAYVIVNEAGASVYSASDVARAEFPDLQVEQRSAVSIARRLQDPLSELVKIEPKAVGVGQYQHDVSQKQLAESLTFIVETAVNQVGVDVNTASASLLQYVSGLSKTVAENIVNARSESGKFTSRAQLKKIPRLGAKTYEQAIGFLRIVDAKNPLDATGIHPESYALAEQILQMANLTKKDVGTEKAEHAISALSIEEISEALNIGEVTVKDLVDTLMRPTRDPRDAFPQPLLKTDVLQMEDLKVGMELQGTVRNVVDFGAFVDIGVKQDGLVHISKLQKRRIKHPLEVVALGDIVTVWVEKVEVDKGRISLTMLPPQQSI
- the sigB gene encoding RNA polymerase sigma factor SigB; protein product: MTRESLPNETSNEEVLRWIAQYQATKDDTAQTELVLHYQQLVEALARKYAAGKTYYEDTVQVGMLGLLGAMQRFDTTVGRSFEAFAIPTIIGEIKRFLRDKTWDVHVPRRIKELGPRIKSTVEHLTTELQRSPSILEIATYLEVGEEEVLEAMEMGRGYQALSMDHAIESDSDGSTVTLFDVVGKEDLEFETANRRIIVSEIMHVLNEREQQVIELTYLKQLSQKEAGDQLGISQMHVSRIQRAAIKKLQDAVATVNNS